Proteins encoded in a region of the Zea mays cultivar B73 chromosome 2, Zm-B73-REFERENCE-NAM-5.0, whole genome shotgun sequence genome:
- the LOC103647156 gene encoding calcium/calmodulin-dependent serine/threonine-protein kinase 1, whose protein sequence is MIIYRLMRAYISSSSLRKSALRALAKALTTDQLFNLREQFTLFGPNKSGHISLQNMKTALMKNSSGAMNDSRILDFVNSICNIQYGMIDFEEFSATAISVYQMEGLETWEEHAQQAYELFDKEGNRPIVIEELASELGLGPSISFHVVLKDWIRHSDGHPGS, encoded by the exons ATGATAATCTACAGGCTTATGAGGGCTTACATAAGTTCATCTTCTCTACGGAAATCTGCATTGAGG GCTCTTGCAAAGGCACTGACGACAGATCAACTCTTCAACCTAAGAGAGCAGTTTACATTATTCGGTCCAAACAAGAGTGGCCATATATCATTGCAAAATATGAAGACG GCCTTGATGAAAAATTCCTCGGGTGCAATGAATGATTCTAGGATTCTTGACTTTGTTAACTCA ATATGCAATATCCAATATGGCATGATTGATTTTGAAGAGTTCTCTGCTACGGCCATTAGTGTATATCAAATGGAAGGCCTGGAGACCTGGGAAGAACATGCTCAACAAGCATATGAATTGTTTGACAAGGAGGGCAACCGACCAATTGTGATTGAAGAACTTGCATCG GAACTTGGACTTGGCCCTTCGATCTCATTTCATGTTGTTCTCAAAGATTGGATCAGACATTCAGATGGACACCCAGGAAGTTGA